The proteins below come from a single bacterium genomic window:
- a CDS encoding V-type ATP synthase subunit D yields the protein MILDVNATRMELMRLKKRLAIARRGHKLLKDKQDELLRRFFALIERAKGLRNQVEEELRRAMTGFIIARALMDEQTTATALALPKVTGEVKTVTRQVMNLKVPSLEVILEGNALAYGLATTPPELDLAVEGFRGVLPRLLDLAELENSIEMLAREIQLTRQRVNALEYILIPNLEETIRYIGLKLGERERGTLTRLMKVKEMLEAARRKA from the coding sequence GTGATTCTGGACGTCAACGCCACCCGCATGGAGCTGATGCGGCTGAAGAAGCGCCTTGCGATAGCGCGGCGCGGCCACAAGCTCCTCAAGGACAAGCAGGACGAGCTCCTGCGGCGTTTCTTCGCGCTCATCGAACGGGCCAAGGGCCTGCGGAACCAGGTGGAGGAGGAGCTCCGGCGGGCCATGACCGGCTTCATCATCGCCCGGGCGCTCATGGACGAGCAGACCACGGCCACGGCCCTGGCGCTGCCCAAGGTCACCGGCGAGGTGAAGACCGTCACCCGTCAGGTGATGAACCTCAAGGTGCCGTCCCTGGAGGTGATCCTGGAGGGTAACGCGCTGGCCTACGGGCTGGCGACGACGCCGCCGGAGCTGGACCTGGCGGTGGAGGGCTTCCGCGGGGTGCTGCCCAGGCTGTTGGATCTGGCCGAGCTGGAGAACTCCATCGAGATGCTGGCCCGGGAGATTCAGCTCACCCGGCAGCGGGTCAACGCCCTGGAGTATATTTTAATTCCGAACCTGGAGGAGACCATCCGCTACATCGGGCTCAAGCTGGGCGAGCGGGAGCGTGGGACGCTGACGCGGCTGATGAAGGTCAAGGAGATGCTGGAAGCCGCCCGGCGGAAGGCGTGA